The Lycium barbarum isolate Lr01 chromosome 10, ASM1917538v2, whole genome shotgun sequence genome includes a region encoding these proteins:
- the LOC132614023 gene encoding uncharacterized protein LOC132614023: protein METQVHCKGYIPAYYSMSYLSEDSNNRWPLHYGEKIYTKAQYCNGFMSSTTIDADPGYDKDVLKQKILEHEETFKNQVFELHRLYRTQRNMMYEIKRTGLPSSSSSILGSHLLPKDAWKCHITSFPLANSSYARPSISGTEIVNSPLSSAKVNAVQSGQVQKQNGLSSMIFEALEARPSKVRKKMFDLQLPADEYLDTDEVEQLQDNEGSFYPSSRANGNDKVSLDSCKKSDKKDASASNSCLKSSVQLTDLNEPAQLEEVTASPVDLLGYGNSHKEARSLNASAKSNPAFMGFPRETTWNSHQTSPSKGKERDWFSSTNETGNIKGSLNPVPHSFSHDKFPTPCHLAQVMLDKASQPPGVQSPHSIKDDIWKERAGNGLDSFHRNHEKFDYTYGTPFITSQTASPIPFGNTWEFNNSLSHTLSSWGKPSGFSARLSSGHTNQSLNSCAMVSKSPTSPQCLDISGDKWHIGGSSRSNLGVATDRSVRNGFYHGSSSVPKISPPCFSVAFDSRKQNKSDNLTSDRSFNNGCEKFLITSNSIDLTSERDFDLNVLSKSEVNEELSRRDLELVDAKKEPQDCKPELPWLKAKPSSTAVEDRNMKATKELGETRSVRKIMGVSIPEIPCASKNESSSFVSTSATLRSSPEEENSKHEGRRIVIDINIACGLSMVDPEKQAATEAVVAETAMETKATIIRNSFDLNSCVTEDEDAFFVESNNVNVRTIVEIDLEAPSVPETELDNLSEEKDQQNELTQDEVVRVAAEAMVSISSSSQIYQMSSDPSNDPLGSLGWFVDVVISLENEPESKSKEIISEDAVIVAGAITTVEMDYFEAMTLQLEETKEQDYLPKPFVPEVQHMEDVGPRSLTNRPRRGNGRWGRHRRDFQRDILPGLASLSRHEVTEDIQTFGELMKATGHSWNSRPKRRNGTRNGGTRGRRTPVSPPLKQKLSNIVSSLEDKSLTGWGKTTRRPRRQRCPAGHPPPVPLTKLCE, encoded by the exons ATGGAAACACAAGTTCATTGTAAAGGCTACATACCAGCTTATTACTCCATGAGCTACCTTAGTGAGGATTCAAACAATAGATGGCCCCTACATTATGGAGAGAAAATCTATACAAAGGCCCAATACTGTAACGGTTTCATGTCAAGCACTACGATAGATGCAGATCCTGGATATGATAAGGATGTTCTAAAGCAGAAAATACTTGAACACGAGGAAACATTCAAGAATCAG GTATTTGAACTTCATCGCCTTTACAGAACTCAGAGGAATATGATGTATGAAATTAAAAGGACTGGATTGCCATCATCTTCATCAAGCATTCTTGGATCCCATCTACTACCTAAAGACGCTTGGAAATGCCATATCACCAGCTTCCCCTTGGCAAATTCAAGTTATGCAAGACCATCTATATCTGGTACTGAAATTGTAAATTCTCCCTTGAGTTCTGCAAAAGTGAACGCTGTACAGTCTGGTCAAGTTCAAAAGCAAAATGGTCTCTCTTCAATGAtctttgaagctttggaggctaGGCCCTCAAAAGTACGGAAAAAGATGTTTGATCTTCAACTTCCAGCGGATGAGTACCTAGATACAGATGAAGTTGAGCAGTTGCAAGATAATGAAGGATCGTTCTATCCAAGTTCCCGTGCTAATGGAAATGATAAAGTTTCCCTAGACAGTTGTAAAAAGAGTGATAAAAAAGACGCTTCAGCATCCAATTCATGTTTGAAAAGCTCAGTCCAGTTGACTGACCTCAATGAACCAGCTCAGCTTGAAGAAGTAACCGCATCACCTGTTGATCTTCTTGGATATGGTAATAGTCATAAGGAGGCTAGAAGCCTAAATGCTTCGGCTAAATCAAATCCAGCATTTATGGGTTTTCCTAGAGAAACCACATGGAACTCCCATCAGACAAGCCCTAGTAAAGGCAAAGAGAGGGACTGGTTCTCTTCTACAAATGAGACAG GTAACATTAAAGGTAGCTTGAATCCAGTACCTCATAGTTTTTCACACGACAAGTTCCCTACACCTTGCCACCTGGCACAGGTAATGCTTGACAAAGCCTCTCAACCTCCCGGGGTTCAATCACCTCACAGTATTAAGGATGACATATGGAAAGAGAGAGCAGGGAATGGTTTAGACAGCTTTCACAGAAATCATGAGAAGTTCGACTATACCTATGGTACACCATTTATCACTTCCCAGACAGCTAGTCCTATTCCATTCGGTAATACCTGGGAGTTTAATAATTCATTGTCACACACACTTTCTTCTTGGGGTAAACCAAGTGGCTTTTCTGCAAGGCTATCATCAGGGCATACAAACCAGTCATTGAACTCATGTGCCATGGTGAGTAAGAGTCCAACGTCACCCCAGTGCCTTGACATTTCTGGAGACAAGTGGCATATTGGTGGAAGTTCTAGGTCGAATCTTGGTGTGGCTACTGATCGCTCCGTCAGGAATGGATTTTACCATGGGTCCTCATCAGTGCCCAAAATATCACCACCTTGCTTCTCTGTTGCTTTCGACTCTCGAAAGCAAAACAAGAGTGACAATTTGACATCTGACCGCTCCTTTAATAATGGATGCGAGAAGTTTCTTATTACCTCCAATAGTATTGACTTGACGTCCGAAAGAGATTTCGATTTGAATGTACTATCAAAGAGTGAAGTAAATGAGGAACTTTCCAGGAGAGACCTTGAGTTGGTTGATGCAAAGAAAGAGCCTCAAGACTGTAAACCGGAGTTGCCGTGGCTTAAAGCTAAACCAAGTTCAACAGCTGTGGAAGATCGCAACATGAAGGCCACAAAGGAGTTGGGGGAAACCCGAAGTGTCAGGAAAATTATGGGAGTTTCAATTCCTGAAATTCCATGTGCTTCCAAAAATGAGTCATCTTCGTTTGTTTCCACTTCTGCTACTCTTCGATCCTCACCTGAGGAAGAAAACAGCAAACATGAAGGGAGGAGAATAGTGATTGACATTAACATAGCTTGTGGCCTTTCTATGGTTGATCCCGAGAAACAGGCTGCTACGGAAGCGGTGGTTGCTGAGACAGCAATGGAGACAAAAGCTACCATTATCAGAAATTCCTTCGATTTGAACTCATGTGTTACCGAAGATGAAGATGCATTCTTTGTCGAAAGCAATAATGTCAATGTGAGGACCATCGTCGAGATAGATCTGGAAGCTCCTTCTGTTCCGGAAACTGAGCTAGACAATTTGTCTGAAGAAAAAGACCAACAAAATGAGCTAACACAGGATGAAGTTGTCAGGGTCGCAGCGGAAGCAATGGTTTCCATTTCATCATCCAGTCAAATATATCAAATGTCAAGCGATCCATCTAATGATCCTCTGGGATCCCTAGGTTGGTTTGTTGATGTAGTCATTTCTTTGGAGAATGAACCTGAAAGCAAGTCTAAAGAAATAATATCCGAGGATGCTGTGATTGTTGCGGGGGCTATTACTACTGTGGAAATGGATTACTTCGAGGCAATGACATTGCAACTAGAAGAGACCAAGGAGCAAGACTACCTGCCCAAGCCTTTTGTTCCCGAAGTCCAACATATGGAAGATGTAGGACCCAGGTCACTAACAAATCGACCCCGAAGAGGAAATGGAAGGTGGGGAAGACATCGGAGGGACTTTCAAAGGGATATCCTTCCCGGACTGGCTTCCTTATCAAGGCATGAAGTGACTGAAGATATTCAGACTTTTGGAGAGTTGATGAAAGCTACAGGGCATTCTTGGAACTCACGACCAAAGAGAAGGAATGGCACCAGAAATGGAGGTACGAGGGGAAGGCGGACCCCAGTAAGCCCTCCTTTAAAGCAGAAATTGAGTAACATTGTGTCCAGTTTGGAGGACAAAAGCCTAACAGGATGGGGCAAGACGACTAGACGTCCAAGGAGGCAAAGATGCCCGGCAGGTCATCCTCCTCCCGTCCCATTAACTAAACTATGTGAATGA
- the LOC132613173 gene encoding LOW QUALITY PROTEIN: pentatricopeptide repeat-containing protein At2g03380, mitochondrial-like (The sequence of the model RefSeq protein was modified relative to this genomic sequence to represent the inferred CDS: inserted 1 base in 1 codon) gives MGFLVNVFVAHNLGHHHYVMSIGLLILYSGLMMPNVTGSKAFPDASFGSNPFITSAHFDWANFSPTRPFDTPSEAHNVHLKTKLISLYDSFGNFKNARNVFDEIPEPDLDSCKTMIRWYFMNDMYDEIIGFYDCMRKRKGLTLFDNVVFSIVLKACSELCDVNEGRKLHCHIVKGGNPDSFVLTGLVDMYAKCGKIESSRVVFDGISDRNVVCWTXNDCAEEGLVLFSRMRDALVESNEYTLVSVVTAFAKLRALHQGKWVHGYIIKKGIELNSYLVTALIDLYVKCGVISEARVTFDELSANDFVTWTAMIVGYSESGYPDEALKLFTDKKWKGTLPNSITLSSVLSACTQLNNLKFGKSLHSLRIKLGLYDDTVTNALVDMYAKCGAITNARYLFENFARDDVIAWNSLISALISACSSNGSANEGLMLFHRLRSEHLQPDEFTMVSVLSICASLGNHRVGSSFHAFTIKEGLLSSNLYVGTALFNVYARSGDAKSARVVFDEMTYRNTVTWNSIINGYAMQRDCKNSFALLSDMIRDSFEPDDIIFTSILSACSHRGMIEEGWRFFYTMCEAYKFVPSMKHYKCMVDLLARGGRLKEALDFIDKMPIRPDISVFGAFLHGCGIHNRFDLREVAVRKMMELHPHHDACYYVLMSNLYASDGKWSQAYQMRELMKSKGLNNSPGCSHENTVFENDCLKVSSIG, from the exons ATGGGTTTCCTTGTAAATGTCTTTGTAGCCCATAATTTGGGACACCATCATTATGTGATGTCCATTGGGTTATTGATTCTGTATTCAGGACTAATGATGCCTAATGTTACTGGATCAAAAGCATTCCCAGATGCATCTTTTGGAT ccaacccatttattacctcagcccattttgattgggccaatttcagcccaacccgcccatttgacactcCTAGTGAAGCCCATAATGTTCACTTAAAAACAAAGTTGATAAGTTTATATGATAGTTTTGGGAATTTCAAGAATGCTCGTAATGTGTTCGATGAAATTCCTGAACCAGATCTTGATTCTTGTAAAACAATGATAAGATGGTATTTTATGAATGATATGTATGATGAGATTATTGGGTTTTATGATTGCATGAGAAAAAGAAAAGGGCTTACTTTGTTTGACAATGTTGTGTTTTCGATTGTTTTAAAGGCTTGTAGTGAGTTGTGTGATGTTAATGAAGGTAGGAAATTGCATTGTCATATTGTGAAAGGTGGAAATCCTGATAGTTTTGTATTAACTGGTCTTGTTGATATGTATGCTAAATGTGGAAAGATTGAATCTTCTCGTGTCGTGTTTGATGGTATTTCGGATAGAAATGTTGTTTGTTGGA TCAATGATTGCGCGGAAGAAGGGTTGGTTTTATTTAGTCGAATGAGGGATGCTTTGGTTGAAAGTAATGAATATACTTTGGTGAGTGTAGTAACTGCATTTGCAAAGTTGAGAGCTTTGCATCAAGGGAAATGGGTTCATGGTTATATCATAAAAAAGGGGATTGAACTGAATTCCTACCTAGTTACTGCTCTGATAGATCTGTATGTGAAATGTGGAGTTATTTCTGAAGCTCGTGTGACTTTTGACGAGCTTTCTGCGAATGATTTTGTTACGTGGACAGCAATGATTGTTGGATATAGTGAAAGTGGCTATCCAGATGAGGCATTGAAACTCTTTACAGACAAGAAATGGAAAGGAACATTGCCTAATTCAATCACTCTTTCTAGTGTACTTTCGGCATGTACACAGTTGAACAATCTGAAGTTCGGAAAATCGCTCCATTCTCTCAGAATTAAGCTAGGATTGTATGATGATACTGTGACAAATGCTTTAGTAGACATGTATGCGAAGTGTGGTGCAATAACAAATGCTCGTTACTTATTTGAGAATTTTGCCCGCGATGATGTAATTGCGTGGAATTCACTTATCTCTGCACTTATCTCTGCCTGTTCATCGAATGGATCTGCTAATGAGGGTCTGATGTTGTTTCATAGATTGAGATCTGAACATCTTCAGCCAGATGAATTTACTATGGTGTCTGTCCTGTCAATATGTGCTTCACTTGGGAATCATAGAGTTGGttcttcttttcatgcttttactATCAAAGAGGGTCTTTTATCGTCTAATTTATATGTAGGTACTGCACTTTTTAATGTATATGCTAGATCCGGTGATGCAAAATCTGCTCGTGTTGTTTTTGATGAGATGACATATAGGAATACGGTGACGTGGAATTCGATTATTAATGGCTATGCAATGCAAAGGGACTGCAAGAATTCCTTCGCACTTCTCAGTGATATGATTAGAGATAGTTTTGAACCTGATGATATTATTTTCACTTCTATACTATCTGCTTGTAGTCATAGAGGGATGATAGAGGAGGGATGGAGATTTTTCTATACAATGTGTGAGGCATATAAGTTTGTTCCTTCCATGAAGCACTATAAATGTATGGTTGATTTATTGGCTCGTGGTGGAAGGCTTAAGGAAGCTCTGGATTTCATTGATAAAATGCCAATTCGGCCTGATATTTCTGTGTTTGGTGCTTTTCTACATGGATGTGGTATTCACAATAGATTTGACCTCAGGGAGGTGGCAGTGAGAAAAATGATGGAGTTGCATCCTCATCATGATGCTTGTTACTATGTGCTTATGTCAAATTTATATGCCTCTGATGGGAAATGGAGTCAGGCTTATCAAATGAGGGAGTTGATGAAGAGCAAAGGTTTGAACAATTCACCTGGCTGTAGCCACGAGAACACGGTTTTTGAAAACGATTGCCTGAAGGTGTCATCTATTGGTTAG